In Silene latifolia isolate original U9 population chromosome X, ASM4854445v1, whole genome shotgun sequence, the following proteins share a genomic window:
- the LOC141619801 gene encoding protein LATERAL BRANCHING OXIDOREDUCTASE 1-like has protein sequence MMGDVNPDFIQPSDERPSPSISLEDQQIPVVDISSSLSNELTIREIKEACQKWGFFQVIGHGVSLEKRHKVELAARQFFALPPEEKNKVCRDECNPLGYYDSEHTKNVRDWKQIFDFTVLDPTLVPASHLPQDEEITELRNQWPLYPSHFRVACEEYTQEMVELSFKLLELIALSLGLSADRLSGYFKDHASFVRINYYPSCPFPHLALGVGRHKDSGALTILAQDDVGGLEVKRKMDGEWIPVKPIPDAYIINVGDVIQVWSNDRYESVEHRVKVNPVKERLSIPFFFNPSYYVMVKPLDELLDKEENAKYKEYNYGKFYSRRRLSDFKKLSAENIQIHHFRILE, from the exons ATGATGGGAGATGTTAATCCAGACTTCATTCAACCAAGTGATGAGAGGCCAAGTCCCAGCATAAGCCTTGAAGACCAACAAATCCCAGTGGTTGACATCTCCTCCTCACTTAGTAATGAACTTACTATAAGAGAGATCAAAGAAGCATGTCAAAAGTGGGGCTTCTTTCAAGTTATCGGCCACGGGGTTTCCCTGGAGAAGAGACACAAAGTTGAGTTGGCGGCAAGGCAGTTCTTCGCCTTGCCTCCCGAGGAAAAGAATAAGGTGTGCAGAGATGAATGCAACCCGCTTGGGTATTATGATTCTGAGCATACCAAAAATGTTAGAGATTGGAAACAGATATTTGATTTCACTGTTTTAGACCCTACTTTGGTTCCTGCTTCCCATCTCCCTCAAGATGAGGAGATCACAGAATTGAGGAACCAGTGGCCTCTTTATCCTTCTCATTTTAG GGTGGCCTGTGAAGAGTACACCCAAGAAATGGTGGAATTGTCTTTCAAGCTGTTGGAGCTTATTGCATTAAGCCTAGGTCTGTCTGCAGACCGTCTTAGCGGATATTTCAAGGACCATGCTAGCTTTGTTCGCATCAACTACTATCCATCTTGTCCCTTTCCTCACTTGGCTCTTGGGGTTGGGCGACACAAAGACTCTGGGGCGCTAACCATCCTGGCACAAGATGATGTTGGAGGACTAGAAGTCAAACGGAAAATGGATGGGGAGTGGATCCCTGTGAAACCCATCCCGGATGCTTATATAATCAATGTTGGAGATGTTATTCAGGTTTGGAGCAATGACAGGTATGAGAGCGTGGAGCATAGAGTGAAAGTGAACCCTGTAAAGGAGAGACTGTCGATTCCATTCTTTTTTAATCCTTCATATTATGTGATGGTCAAACCTTTGGATGAGCTTCTCGATAAGGAGGAGAATGCCAAATACAAGGAGTATAACTATGGGAAGTTCTACAGTAGAAGAAGGCTCAGCGACTTTAAGAAGCTAAGTGCTGAAAATATCCAAATTCATCATTTTCGTATCCTAGAATAA